Below is a window of Clavibacter michiganensis subsp. tessellarius DNA.
GCACGATCGGACCGATCAGCAGGGCGAAGGCGAGCGTGCCGAATCCCACGTTCCCGCCGAGGGCCCAGCCGACGACGAGCACGGCCAGCTCGATCCCGACGCGCACGCGCCAGACCGGCCAGCCGGTGCGGCGGTGGATCCCCGTCATCAGCCCGTCGCGCGGGCCGGGCCCGAAGTGCGCGCCGATGTAGAGGCCCGTCGCGAGGCCGAGCAGCACGAGGCCGGCGGCGAAGAGCGGGATGCGGATCGCGAGGGCGTCGACGGCGGGGACGACCGCGAGCGCGAACTGCGCGCTGTACCCCACGAAGACCACGTTGAGGACGGTGCCCCAGCCGGGCCGCTGCCGGATGGGGATCCAGAGGAGCAGCACGAGCGCGCCGATGATGTTCGTCACGACGCCGAACGGCAGGCCGGTGCGGAGCGTGACGCCCTGGGAGAGGACGTCCCAGGGGGAGACGCCGATGCCGGCCTGGAGCATCATCCCGATGGCGAAGCCGTAGAGGAAGATGCCGACGGCGAACTGGACTGAGCGACGGAGCATGAGGGAGATCCAATCGTCCCGGGGGTTGTGGGACAAGAGGCCAATCGACAGGCTGTGGCCTCATGACCCTCGCTGGATCCGCGCCCTCCGCCGTCCTCGGCCCCGCCGCCCTCACGACGCTGCTGGGCGAGTGGACCCGACCGGTCACGCCCGCCTACGCGGCGCTCGCCGACGGGATCCGCCGCCTCGTGCTCGACGGCCGCGTCCCCGTCGGCGCGCGCCTGCCCGCCGAGCGGGAGCTCGCCGCGGCGCTCGGCCTCAGCCGCACGACGGTCGCGGCCGCCTACGCGGCGCTGCGGGGGACCGGCCACCTCGCGAGCCGGCGCGGCTCGGGGAGCGTGACGCGGATCCCGTCACGCGAGCGCGACGCGGGGGAGGCGGG
It encodes the following:
- a CDS encoding YczE/YyaS/YitT family protein, with protein sequence MLRRSVQFAVGIFLYGFAIGMMLQAGIGVSPWDVLSQGVTLRTGLPFGVVTNIIGALVLLLWIPIRQRPGWGTVLNVVFVGYSAQFALAVVPAVDALAIRIPLFAAGLVLLGLATGLYIGAHFGPGPRDGLMTGIHRRTGWPVWRVRVGIELAVLVVGWALGGNVGFGTLAFALLIGPIVQRTLPLFDLPAPVRARRRRDRDGTPADPAGTVPTGPVATVG